One Setaria italica strain Yugu1 chromosome II, Setaria_italica_v2.0, whole genome shotgun sequence DNA segment encodes these proteins:
- the LOC101786778 gene encoding DIMBOA UDP-glucosyltransferase BX9: MAAASASAASSGGGRPRRVLMFPLPFQGHLNPMLQLAGALHARGGGLVGITVFHAAFNAPNPARHPPGYRFVPVGEGVPSADLIPSGSDADFAGALGRINDRLREPFRDLLRQALADAEDDEAAACLVVDSNLRGIQLVAEELGVPTLVLRTGGAACLVAYMAFPALCDKGLLPPASQDKVQLDMPLDELTPLRLRDMVFSRTTTHANMRRCLQDLLDAGSSSSGIILNTFQDLENSDVQKISNGLGVPLYTIGPLHKISSGTEGSLLAQDQTCLKWLDKQEADSVLYVSFGSLASMDEKEMLETAWGLANSQMPFLWVIRHNMVKSSHQMSIPEGFEEATRGRGMVVTWAPQQEVLGHHAIGGFWTHNGWNSTLESICEGVPMICRPQFADQMINMRYVQEVWKIGFEIEGELERGEIEMAIKKLLCTEEGRQMRLRAKDLQDKAVKCIEEEGSSKSAMESLLKRIMSF; the protein is encoded by the exons ATGGCGGCCGCGTCGGCCTCTgcggcgagctccggcggcggccgtccccGGCGCGTGCTGATGTTCCCGCTGCCGTTCCAGGGCCACCTGAACCCGATGCTGCAGCTGGCCGGGGCGCTGcacgcgcggggcggcggcctggTGGGCATCACCGTCTTCCACGCCGCCTTCAACGCGCCCAACCCGGCGCGGCACCCGCCGGGGTACCGCTTCGTCCCCGTCGGCGAGGGCGTGCCGTCGGCCGACCTGATCCCGTCCGGCAGCGACGCGGACTTCGCCGGCGCGCTGGGCCGGATCAACGACCGCCTCCGGGAGCCGTTCCGGGACCTCCTGCGCCAGGCGCTCGCCGAtgccgaggacgacgaggcggcggcgtgccTGGTGGTGGACTCCAACCTGCGAGGGATCCAGCTGGTGGCGGAGGAGCTCGGCGTGCCGACGCTCGTGCTccgcaccggcggcgccgcctgccTCGTCGCCTACATGGCGTTCCCGGCGCTCTGCGACAAGGGCCTCCTCCCGCCGGCATCTCAAG ATAAGGTTCAGTTGGACATGCCATTGGATGAGCTTACACCACTACGGCTGAGAGATATGGTGTTCTCGCGCACTACTACGCATGCTAATATGAGAAGATGCCTACAAGATTTATTGGATGCAGGAAGTAGTTCTTCCGGTATCATCCTAAACACCTTCCAAGACCTTGAGAATTCAGATGTCCAAAAGATCTCCAATGGCCTCGGCGTTCCGTTGTACACGATAGGGCCACTTCACAAGATTTCTTCAGGCACTGAGGGAAGCTTGCTAGCACAAGACCAGACTTGTTTAAAGTGGTTGGACAAGCAAGAGGCTGATTCTGTTCTCTATGTGAGCTTTGGGAGCTTGGCATCTATGGATGAAAAGGAAATGTTGGAGACAGCATGGGGCTTGGCCAACAGCCAGATGCCATTTCTGTGGGTGATCCGTCATAACATGGTCAAGTCCTCACACCAGATGAGCATTCCTGAAGGCTTTGAGGAGGCGACACGTGGAAGGGGAATGGTCGTGACCTGGGCTCCACAGCAAGAAGTTTTAGGGCACCACGCAATTGGTGGCTTTTGGACTCACAATGGATGGAACTCGACTCTGGAGAGCATTTGTGAGGGTGTTCCAATGATATGTAGGCCCCAATTTGCCGACCAGATGATAAATATGAGGTACGTTCAAGAAGTGTGGAAGATAGGGTTTGAGATAGAAGGGGAGTTGGAGAGGGGGGAGATCGAGATGGCTATTAAAAAGTTACTATGCACAGAAGAAGGTAGACAGATGAGACTGAGGGCTAAGGATCTTCAGGACAAAGCTGTTAAGTGtatcgaggaagaaggctctTCCAAATCTGCAATGGAGTCGCTGCTGAAGCGCATAATGTCATTTTAG